The Candidatus Alcyoniella australis genomic interval GCCCAGAAGTATTTCTTGAGGATTGTGTTTATCAGACCCATGTATTCACCCATCAAAGGCGTAATGCTAATAGCATACCATCTGCTGCCGCACAAGCTCGTATCGTGGACAACTTCACGAATAACCAAGACTTGTCCCGCGCCCGCAAAGTTGCCGACGCGTAGGACATTACGCGGGATGCGGCGCGCCGTGCAAAGCGCATTACGCCCGCGGCTTGACCTTGGATGTGCGCCTGCCGATAATTCAGCCAGACCAACGGCCGACGGTTCGGCTCTAATGAAGATCAGGTAAAAGACGGGATGTACCAACAAGACCAGAAAAGTCTGCTGCGCAAGGCCGACGAGCTGATCGACAACCGCGACTATGATCGCGCGTTGTCGATCCTCGGCGATTTGGGCAGTAATGGGCTCGAGCCCGAGATCGACATCGAGGTGCGCTTCCTCACCGGCAGCGCCTACTACGAGCGCGGCGACTACGACGATGCTCTGCCTCACCTGCAGGCCGTGGCCGCAGGCCCCCCGGAGCATCCCGATCGGCCCGAGGCCCTGCTGCTGCTGGGCTACATCGCGATTTTCAAGGCCTTCGACGCTGACGAGGAGGGCGACAGCGAGGGATTCACGGCCAACATCCGCCGGGCGCTGCCGCACTTCAAGACCTTCGAGACCGAATACCCCGACCGGCCGGACATCTCCGAGGCCTACGGCCGCATCGGCCAATGCCACCTGGAGCTGGACAATCTGCGCACGGCCATCGACTACTACTGGCGCGCCAAGGAGAACTGTGGGGAGGACGAGCTGGTCGGCTTCTACCTGCGTAAGCTCGGCACGATCTACCAGGACCTCGAGGAGTACGACACTGCGCAGGAACTGCTGACCCAGTCGCTGCAACACCCCGACACGCCCAACGGTCGCGGCCAGGCGCTGTCCAACCTGGGCCGCATCGCGCTGTTCGTGGACGACGACCCCGAGCTGGCGATGAAACTTTTTAGCGAGGCGCTCGAGCTGTTCGACTCCCAGGCCGAGGATTACGTATCGGCCAGCCACGACCACGCGCTGTACGGCATGGGCGAGGTGCTGCTCGACGCGGGCGAGGTCGATACCGCGCGCTACTACTTCGAGCGGGTGATCGTGATGGACAATCCCCACACCGGCAACGCCGAGCTGGCGGCCGAGGCCCTGCTCGAGACCACCACCACCAGACACTGACCGGCCCGCATTTTTTAACGGAGAGGGTCGCTGGAAAACAACCGCAGGCATAGACGGGCTTTGCGGCAAAAGGCCGCTCGCGCCGGACGCAGTTTATTGCGCGGCTACCAGATCGCGGCCCACCGGCCGCTGGTCCTGTTGAGCCTGGCGTTGCTGCTGTACGTGCACGCGGCCCAGGAGATGCCGCCGCTGTGGACGCTGGTCGCGCTGATTGCGTTGAGCGCGGTCGCGATGTTCCAGCGCCACTTGTTCGCCGCAGCGTTCGTGCTCGTCGTGCTGATTGCGCTGTGGGAGAGTTTTAAGTTCGCGGTGTTCGTGCTGCTCGCCGCACCGTGGGCACTGGCGCTTACCGTACTGTGCGCCGCGACCCTGACCCTGGCCCGTCCGCGGCGGCCGTTGGGCGCGCCGGAGCTGATCGGCTGGGCCACACTGTTCGTCGGACTGATCGTCTGGACAGCGCCGACCCTGGACAGCCGTCCGCCGTGGGTCGCCTGGTCCGCGGCAGCGGGATTCGTGCTGATCGGTGCGCTCTACGCGGTCCTGGGCCGGGCCGGCCTGATGCGCATGCTGATCGGGCTGTGCGGGCTGGCCGTGGCCTTGAGCATCGGCTCGCAGGTCTGGGAGGTCAGTCGGCCGCGCAGCGGACCGGGCTTCCGCTGGCTGGATGTGCCGCTGAAGCAGATCACATTCGCGATTCCGATCGAGGGCAACCGCTACCTGCTGGCCCCGCACTTCCATCAGGCGCTGGCCTATCTGGTCGATGGCTCGGGCAAAATTTTGGCCAACTACGAGTCGGCGCGGGAGTCCAGCTCAACTTACCAAGTGCTGCAAACCGAACAGGGGCCGCGCTATCTGCTGGGACTGGGGCCGGAGCTGTTTGCCTTTGACCCGACCTCCCAACAGCTGGAGAGCCTGCTGGTCTTTAATGAGACCGACGCCCAGGGCTATTTGCATTTGGATCAGCCGGGCCGACGCCTGGTCTCGACCTTTGATAACGGGGACGCGCGGCTGATCAATATCGACAGTTGGGAGATCACCTCCCTGCTGCCCGGCGAGCAGCAGGGGTTCGTGCGCATGACCGACGACATCGCGCCGCTGCCCGCCAGCGAGGACCTGGTGCGGCTGGACTGGCACCACATGTTCTTCGGTCGGCTCACGCGCTGGAATCCGCAAACCGGCGAGATCAAGGCTCAACGCCCGCTGTTCCCGGTCGCCGGATTCATCAACCTCGACGTGGTCGGCGATCCGCCGCTGCTGCTGGCGATCCTCACGGTGCCGGGCAAGTTGCTGGTACTCGACCCACAGACCCTGGCCACCGTTCGCGAGATCGACCTGGACATGGGCATCCGCAAGGGCGCCTATGACCCGCAACGCGGCCTGTACTACCTGATCAACTACTTCAACGGCGAGCTCTACGCTGTTGACCCTGCAAAAGGGGAACTGGTCGCCACGGTCCGCACCGGCCTGCGGCGCTGCCGTCTGCCCGCCGTGGACCTCGCGGCCCAACGGCTGACCGTTGCCAACCACTACAAACTGTTGGTGATCGACCTGGATCAGTGGCTGCCGATCGCGGACTGATTCTTGATTTAACAATTTCCATAAAATGATCGTTGTGGGGTGTAGAATATTGTACAGTTGGACTCGGGCAAGGAAATAGACGATGAAAAACAAACTGCTGGTGATCGACAGCGATATCGGCACACGCAAGTTGATCAGCAAGGTCCTCGAACAAGAGGGCTATGAGGTTGATTCGGCCACCAGCGGCAGCGCGGGCCTGGCCACGTTCTTCGAACGGCGGCACATGGTCGTGCTGTGTGAGCTGAAGATGTCCGGGATCAGCGGCCAGGAAGTTCTCAAATCGATCAAGGACCAGGCGCCCCAAACCGAAGTAATTATTATGACCGCCTACGGTTCGGTGGAGGAGGCGGTACGCGTGATGCGTTTGGGAGCGCAGGACTATTTGGCCAAACCGTTTACGCGCGAGGATCTGGTGTTCACCGTGCGCCGGGCCTTTGACAAGTCCGCGCTGGCCCACGACAATCTGCGGCTGAAAAGCGCCCTGGCCGACCGCAAACGCGCCGACCTGGTGGGAAGCTCCAAGACCTGGCTCAATGTACTGGATTTGGTGGAGCGCATCGGTCCGACCAATGCCACGGTGTTGCTCACCGGCGAAAGCGGCACGGGCAAAGAGCTGATCGCCTCGGCCTTGCACGGCCTCTCGGACCGCTCGGCCAAGCCCTACGTGGCGCTGAGCTGCACGGCGATCCCCGCCACTTTGCTCGAGAGCGAACTATTCGGCCACACCAAGGGCTCGTTCACCGGCGCGGTGCGCGAGCAAAAGGGTAAGTTCGAACTGGCGCACACCGGCACGATCTTTCTCGACGAGGTGGGATCGATGCCGATGGAGTTGCAGTCCAAGCTGCTGCGCGTGCTCCAAGAACGCCAGGTCGATCCGATCGGCGCCCGGCAGCCCAAGAACATCGACGTGCGGGTGATCGCGGCCACCAACACCGACCTGAAACAGGCCGTACGCAACAAGAACTTTCGCGAGGACCTGTTCTATCGGCTGAATGTGATCCCGATCCACGTGCCGCCTTTGCGCGAACGGATCGAG includes:
- a CDS encoding tetratricopeptide repeat protein; its protein translation is MYQQDQKSLLRKADELIDNRDYDRALSILGDLGSNGLEPEIDIEVRFLTGSAYYERGDYDDALPHLQAVAAGPPEHPDRPEALLLLGYIAIFKAFDADEEGDSEGFTANIRRALPHFKTFETEYPDRPDISEAYGRIGQCHLELDNLRTAIDYYWRAKENCGEDELVGFYLRKLGTIYQDLEEYDTAQELLTQSLQHPDTPNGRGQALSNLGRIALFVDDDPELAMKLFSEALELFDSQAEDYVSASHDHALYGMGEVLLDAGEVDTARYYFERVIVMDNPHTGNAELAAEALLETTTTRH
- a CDS encoding sigma-54 dependent transcriptional regulator — translated: MKNKLLVIDSDIGTRKLISKVLEQEGYEVDSATSGSAGLATFFERRHMVVLCELKMSGISGQEVLKSIKDQAPQTEVIIMTAYGSVEEAVRVMRLGAQDYLAKPFTREDLVFTVRRAFDKSALAHDNLRLKSALADRKRADLVGSSKTWLNVLDLVERIGPTNATVLLTGESGTGKELIASALHGLSDRSAKPYVALSCTAIPATLLESELFGHTKGSFTGAVREQKGKFELAHTGTIFLDEVGSMPMELQSKLLRVLQERQVDPIGARQPKNIDVRVIAATNTDLKQAVRNKNFREDLFYRLNVIPIHVPPLRERIEDVPLLLRYFIKKYGGDRFTVEPEVDRRLAAYSWPGNVRELENFAQRLVHLSNSEHISLNQLQQGLMPGAGLKGFSQEPVDEFSFVLPEQGVDLEQIERLIIQDVLQRTNNNKSRAARFLGIERHVLLYRLKKFGIDIDRTKSER